A window from Solanum stenotomum isolate F172 chromosome 7, ASM1918654v1, whole genome shotgun sequence encodes these proteins:
- the LOC125870772 gene encoding acid phosphatase 1: MWEMMKEIRELVMLFLMALCSKLTATSGKTMTIRKWQVPAEDSYCLSWRLGVETNNIRAWPIVPNQCLRYVESYMILGQYERDIDLIIDQVMDYVNDDVVLSNDGFDAWILDVDDTCISNLFYYQGKRFGGDPYDPKGFKEWALKGVCPAIPGVLRLYNKLIKKGFRVFLVTGRSEATFGQTTLNNLHSQGFLDYERLILRSDEYKGMNALDYKSEIRKNLVEEGYMIWGNIGDQWSDIQGDYVGIRTFKLPNPMYFVP, translated from the exons atGTGGGAAATGATGAAGGAAATAAGGGAACTAGTGATGCTTTTTCTAATGGCGTTGTGCTCAAAATTAACAGCAACTAGTGGTAAAACGATGACGATAAGGAAATGGCAGGTACCGGCTGAGGATAGCTATTGCTTGAGCTGGAGATTGGGGGTGGAGACTAACAATATACGTGCATGGCCCATCGTTCCGAATCAATGTTTGCGTTACGTTGAAAGTTATATGATCTTAGGTCAATACGAACGTGATATTGATCTAATAATTGATCAAGTTATggattatgttaatgatgatgttGTTTTATCTAACGATGGCTTTGATGCTTGGATTTTAGACGTCGATGACACTTGTATCTCCAATCTCTTTTATTACCAAGGCAAACGATTTGG GGGTGATCCATACGATCCGAAGGGATTTAAGGAATGGGCATTAAAAGGAGTTTGTCCAGCAATTCCAGGTGTACTAAGAttatataacaagttaattaaAAAAGGATTTAGAGTATTCCTTGTGACTGGTAGAAGTGAAGCTACATTTGGACAAACCACCCTTAACAATCTACACAGCCAGGGATTTCTTGACTATGAACGTCTCATTTTAAG GAGTGACGAATACAAAGGAATGAATGCATTGGATTATAAATCAGAGATCAGAAAAAACTTGGTAGAAGAGGGGTACATGATATGGGGCAACATAGGTGACCAATGGAGTGATATTCAAGGAGACTATGTAGGCATTCGAACATTTAAACTCCCCAATCCCATGTACTTTGTCCCTTAA